One segment of Stappia sp. 28M-7 DNA contains the following:
- the phnF gene encoding phosphonate metabolism transcriptional regulator PhnF — protein MSGIERQTGVALWRQIADEIRAAIGNGDHDDTGRLPTEAVLAARFDVNRHTVRQALAALAREGVVETVQGRGTTIVPRRRVTYPIGTRTRFSAGLGGQVAQAVTRLVGVSQESATPELAAQLRLAEGAPLLRLETLGEADGVPLSRAVHWFDAERFAGLPDAYRREGSITRALAACGVADYVRQSTEISAAPATASDRADLALQPGAVVLLTRSLNVDAQGHPIQASHSRFAADRVSLSVATEPGSSS, from the coding sequence ATGAGCGGAATTGAACGGCAGACGGGGGTCGCCCTGTGGCGGCAGATCGCCGACGAAATTCGCGCTGCCATCGGCAATGGCGATCATGACGACACGGGGCGCCTGCCGACCGAGGCGGTGCTGGCCGCGCGCTTCGACGTCAACCGCCACACGGTACGGCAGGCCCTGGCGGCACTTGCCCGGGAAGGCGTCGTGGAGACCGTACAGGGGCGCGGCACCACCATCGTCCCGCGTCGTCGCGTCACCTACCCGATCGGCACCCGCACCCGCTTTTCCGCCGGCCTCGGCGGGCAGGTGGCTCAGGCCGTTACGCGCCTCGTCGGCGTCTCGCAGGAAAGCGCGACACCGGAACTTGCGGCTCAATTGCGGCTCGCCGAGGGGGCCCCGCTGCTCCGGCTCGAAACGCTTGGCGAGGCGGACGGGGTCCCCCTGTCCCGCGCCGTCCACTGGTTCGACGCCGAACGCTTCGCCGGACTGCCCGACGCCTATCGCCGCGAAGGATCGATCACGCGGGCGCTGGCGGCCTGCGGCGTCGCCGATTATGTGCGTCAGTCGACGGAGATTTCGGCAGCCCCGGCCACCGCCTCCGACCGGGCGGACCTTGCCCTGCAGCCCGGTGCCGTGGTCCTGCTCACCCGTTCGCTCAACGTCGATGCGCAGGGGCATCCGATCCAGGCCAGCCACAGCCGCTTTGCCGCAGACCGCGTCAGCCTCTCGGTCGCAACCGAGCCCGGCTCGTCGTCCTGA
- the phnG gene encoding phosphonate C-P lyase system protein PhnG, producing MAEAETQSEAGPGLKRLMDVLAASPGVEIAACAAALGDLPEAMPVRGPEIGLVMVRGRIGGDGAPFNLGEAAVTRATVRLAGGTVGHAYALGQDRAKARLSAVLAAMWSDGARRDDIEAHVLAPLAAARAGEISRVKREAAATRVDFFTMVRGDD from the coding sequence ATGGCGGAAGCTGAAACGCAAAGCGAGGCGGGGCCTGGCCTCAAGCGGCTGATGGACGTGCTGGCGGCCTCTCCCGGCGTGGAGATCGCGGCCTGCGCGGCGGCGCTCGGCGACCTGCCGGAGGCGATGCCGGTGCGCGGACCCGAGATCGGGCTGGTCATGGTGCGCGGCCGCATCGGCGGCGACGGTGCCCCCTTCAACCTTGGAGAGGCGGCGGTGACGCGGGCCACCGTCCGGCTCGCCGGCGGCACCGTCGGCCACGCCTATGCGCTGGGACAGGACAGGGCAAAGGCGCGCCTTTCTGCGGTGCTTGCTGCCATGTGGAGCGACGGCGCGCGCCGCGACGACATCGAGGCGCACGTGTTGGCGCCGCTGGCAGCGGCCCGTGCGGGCGAGATCTCCCGCGTCAAGCGCGAGGCGGCGGCCACCCGCGTCGACTTCTTCACAATGGTCCGGGGAGACGACTGA
- the phnH gene encoding phosphonate C-P lyase system protein PhnH has product MSEALLSTVAVSGGFNGPVFEAQAVFRALMDAMARPGTVHDLPVSIAPPAPLGQGSGAVALAMCDPDTPVWLGEGADSESVRAWLSFQCGAPVVLGAERSAFAFARGANMPAMDAFAVGTQEYPDRSTTLVVEVEALEGGVRLMLEGPGIDGQRIVGPVGLPEDFVAQRAANRALFPRGVDVVLVAGLRMMALPRSTVVSHANETEAG; this is encoded by the coding sequence ATGTCCGAAGCCCTTCTTTCCACGGTTGCCGTCTCCGGCGGCTTCAACGGTCCGGTTTTCGAGGCGCAGGCCGTCTTTCGCGCCCTGATGGATGCGATGGCCCGCCCCGGCACCGTTCATGATCTTCCCGTCTCCATCGCGCCGCCCGCGCCGCTGGGGCAGGGCTCCGGGGCAGTGGCGCTGGCGATGTGCGATCCCGATACGCCGGTCTGGCTCGGCGAAGGGGCCGACAGCGAGAGCGTGCGGGCCTGGCTGTCCTTCCAGTGCGGTGCGCCGGTGGTGCTGGGGGCCGAAAGGTCCGCTTTCGCCTTCGCAAGGGGCGCGAACATGCCGGCAATGGACGCCTTTGCCGTCGGAACGCAGGAATATCCCGACCGCTCGACGACGCTGGTGGTCGAGGTGGAGGCGCTGGAGGGCGGCGTGCGCCTGATGCTGGAGGGGCCCGGCATCGACGGTCAGCGGATCGTGGGGCCGGTCGGTCTGCCGGAAGATTTCGTGGCTCAACGCGCCGCGAACCGGGCGCTCTTTCCGCGCGGTGTCGATGTCGTGCTCGTCGCGGGGCTGCGCATGATGGCGCTGCCGCGCAGCACGGTCGTATCCCATGCCAACGAGACGGAGGCGGGCTGA
- a CDS encoding NAD-dependent succinate-semialdehyde dehydrogenase translates to MTAPVTRSAERTAPLLEDARLLRQFSYVAGRWSAATDGRTFPVRNPADGSRLGDVASLSADEARAAIDPAHKAFSSWSALLPQERTRLLRRWFELICDNREDLARLMTLEQGKPISEARGEIDYAAAFVEFYAEEARRPDTQSVTSHLADAEMETWLEPVGVAALVTPWNFPCAMITRKAAAALAAGCTVLVHPSHETPFSALALAELAERAGFPAGVFNVVTGDAATVVGAWMDDARVRAVSFTGSTEIGRLIYRQAASTVKRLVLELGGHAPFLVFSDADLERAVAEAVKAKFATSGQDCLGANRFLVARPLYKAFCKRFAEATAALTVGPGLEDPAIGPLMNERAVAKQETHVADALERGAKLLTGGKRLAAGPLFYAPTVLCDVPDDALIMREETFGPVAAIRPFDSEEEAVRIANDSEYGLIAYVHSEDPRRIYRLSRALRYGMIAVNRTKVTGAPIPFGGMKQSGIGREGAADGMRAFMDLKYVCRDWA, encoded by the coding sequence ATGACGGCACCGGTCACCAGATCCGCGGAACGGACCGCCCCTCTTCTCGAGGACGCCCGCCTGCTCAGGCAGTTCTCCTATGTCGCCGGACGCTGGTCGGCGGCAACGGACGGCCGCACCTTCCCGGTGCGCAACCCCGCCGACGGCAGCCGGCTCGGCGATGTGGCCAGCCTCTCCGCGGATGAGGCGCGCGCTGCCATCGACCCCGCGCACAAGGCCTTCTCCAGTTGGTCGGCCCTCCTGCCTCAGGAGCGCACGCGTCTTCTGCGCCGCTGGTTCGAGCTCATCTGCGACAATCGCGAGGATCTCGCCCGGCTGATGACGCTGGAGCAGGGCAAACCGATTTCCGAGGCGCGCGGCGAGATCGACTATGCGGCTGCCTTCGTCGAGTTCTACGCCGAGGAAGCCCGCAGGCCGGATACGCAGAGCGTCACCTCGCACCTGGCGGATGCGGAGATGGAGACCTGGCTTGAGCCGGTTGGCGTCGCGGCCCTCGTCACCCCGTGGAATTTCCCTTGCGCGATGATCACCCGCAAGGCCGCGGCGGCCCTTGCCGCCGGCTGCACCGTCCTCGTCCACCCCTCGCACGAGACCCCGTTCTCGGCGCTTGCGCTGGCGGAACTGGCCGAGCGCGCCGGCTTTCCGGCAGGCGTCTTCAATGTGGTGACCGGCGATGCGGCGACCGTGGTCGGCGCCTGGATGGACGACGCCCGCGTGCGCGCCGTGTCCTTCACCGGCTCCACCGAGATCGGCCGCCTGATCTACCGGCAGGCCGCCTCGACGGTGAAGCGCCTTGTGCTGGAGCTGGGCGGCCACGCGCCCTTCCTCGTCTTCTCCGATGCGGATCTGGAGCGTGCGGTGGCAGAAGCCGTCAAGGCGAAGTTCGCAACCTCGGGCCAGGACTGCCTCGGCGCCAACCGCTTCCTCGTGGCGCGGCCGCTCTACAAGGCCTTCTGCAAGCGCTTCGCCGAGGCGACGGCCGCGCTTACCGTGGGACCGGGACTGGAAGACCCGGCCATCGGCCCGTTGATGAACGAACGCGCCGTCGCCAAGCAGGAGACACATGTCGCCGATGCGCTGGAGCGCGGCGCGAAGCTGCTCACCGGCGGCAAGCGTCTTGCGGCCGGCCCGCTCTTCTACGCACCGACGGTGTTGTGCGACGTGCCGGACGATGCGCTGATCATGCGCGAGGAGACTTTCGGCCCCGTTGCGGCGATCCGCCCCTTCGACAGCGAGGAAGAGGCTGTCAGGATCGCCAATGATAGCGAGTACGGCCTGATCGCCTATGTTCACAGCGAGGATCCGCGCCGCATCTACCGCCTGTCGCGGGCCCTGCGCTACGGCATGATCGCCGTCAACCGGACCAAGGTGACCGGCGCGCCGATCCCCTTCGGCGGCATGAAACAATCCGGCATCGGCCGGGAAGGCGCCGCCGATGGCATGCGCGCTTTCATGGACCTCAAATACGTCTGCCGCGACTGGGCCTGA
- a CDS encoding Lrp/AsnC family transcriptional regulator gives MIRLDDRDIAILKVLSREGRLSKAELARRINLSPTPCWERLKRLEKAGVIEGYRAEVALRKTAPHVTVFVTLELENHSSAAFQAFERAVETYPEIVQCWALGGGFDYLLQVVTRDVDSYQRLIDRLLDQGLGLARYYTYIVTKPVKTGHAPPLDLLLGKAD, from the coding sequence ATGATCCGCCTCGACGACCGTGACATCGCCATCCTGAAGGTCCTTTCCCGCGAGGGCCGCCTGTCCAAGGCGGAGCTCGCGCGGCGCATCAATCTCAGCCCGACGCCCTGCTGGGAGCGGCTCAAGCGGCTGGAAAAGGCCGGGGTCATCGAGGGCTATCGGGCCGAGGTCGCCCTGCGCAAGACCGCCCCCCACGTCACCGTCTTCGTCACGCTCGAGCTGGAAAACCACAGTTCGGCGGCCTTTCAGGCCTTCGAGCGTGCGGTGGAGACCTATCCGGAGATCGTCCAGTGCTGGGCGCTCGGGGGTGGGTTCGACTACCTGCTGCAGGTGGTCACGCGCGATGTCGACAGCTATCAGCGGCTGATCGACCGGCTGCTCGACCAGGGGCTCGGGCTGGCCCGCTACTACACCTACATCGTCACCAAACCGGTGAAGACGGGACACGCCCCGCCGCTCGATCTGCTGCTCGGCAAGGCAGACTGA
- the doeA gene encoding ectoine hydrolase DoeA (DoeA (degradation of ectoine A) is also called EutD (ectoine utilization D).), which produces MPATELPFSDAEFSRRLEKVRKEMRERDIDVLFVEDPANMAWLTGYDGWSFYVHQGVLVFHDADPLWWGRRQDANGAVRTVWMPDERVAFYPDHYVQSTVRHPMQTLAELIREAGLGKARIGVELENYYFSAKAFLTLQEELPQATFVDATALVNWQRAVKSDEELVFMRRAARISEKIIDGIFDRIHPGMRKTDLVADIYADAIRGTEDAWGDYPSIVPLLPSGSDAAAPHLTWDGRHIAADTATFFEIAGCYRRYHVPFCRTVYLGKPPQFLLDAEKALVEGLEAGLEAARTGNRASDIAQALGAPLERAGIDRAARCGYPIGVSYPPDWGERTISLRPGDDTVLEAGMTFHFMPGLWMDNWGLEITESILIREDGPAECLCNRPRALFVKD; this is translated from the coding sequence ATGCCGGCCACCGAACTTCCGTTTTCCGATGCGGAATTCTCCAGGCGACTCGAAAAGGTGCGCAAGGAAATGCGCGAGCGGGACATCGACGTTCTGTTCGTCGAGGATCCTGCCAACATGGCCTGGCTGACCGGCTATGACGGCTGGTCATTCTACGTCCATCAGGGCGTCCTCGTCTTCCATGACGCCGATCCCCTTTGGTGGGGCCGCCGGCAGGACGCCAACGGAGCGGTGCGCACCGTGTGGATGCCCGATGAGCGGGTGGCGTTCTATCCCGACCACTATGTGCAATCGACCGTTCGCCATCCGATGCAGACGCTGGCGGAGCTGATCCGCGAGGCCGGGCTCGGCAAGGCCCGGATCGGCGTGGAGCTGGAGAACTACTACTTTTCCGCCAAGGCCTTCCTGACCCTTCAGGAGGAACTGCCACAGGCGACCTTCGTCGACGCGACAGCGCTGGTGAACTGGCAGCGTGCGGTGAAGTCCGACGAGGAACTTGTGTTCATGCGCCGGGCCGCGCGGATTTCGGAGAAGATCATCGACGGCATCTTCGACCGGATCCATCCCGGCATGCGCAAGACGGATCTGGTCGCCGACATCTACGCCGACGCGATCCGCGGCACGGAGGACGCCTGGGGCGATTATCCCTCGATCGTTCCGCTGCTGCCGAGCGGATCGGATGCGGCGGCGCCCCACCTGACCTGGGACGGGCGGCACATCGCCGCCGATACGGCGACGTTCTTCGAGATCGCCGGCTGCTACCGGCGCTATCACGTGCCGTTCTGCCGGACGGTCTATCTCGGCAAGCCGCCGCAATTTCTGCTGGATGCGGAAAAGGCGCTGGTCGAGGGGCTGGAGGCTGGTCTTGAGGCCGCGCGCACCGGCAACCGGGCCAGCGATATCGCACAGGCGCTGGGCGCTCCGCTGGAGCGGGCCGGCATCGACCGTGCCGCGCGCTGCGGCTATCCGATCGGCGTGTCCTATCCGCCGGACTGGGGCGAGCGGACGATCTCGCTGCGTCCGGGCGACGACACGGTGCTGGAAGCAGGCATGACCTTCCACTTCATGCCGGGCCTGTGGATGGACAATTGGGGGCTGGAGATCACCGAGAGCATCCTGATCCGCGAAGACGGCCCGGCGGAGTGCCTGTGCAACCGTCCGCGCGCGCTCTTCGTCAAGGATTAA
- the argE gene encoding acetylornithine deacetylase: protein MALIDDTKTLLGELISFATVSSDGNLELIAWAADRLGDLGAETRVMVDETGSKANLFATIGPNEDGGIVLSGHSDVVPVADQDWSSDPFRMREADGLLYGRGACDMKGFIAAVLATAPLFAASKLSRPVHICLTYDEEVGCLGARKLVSELPGMGVRPALAVIGEPTEMRIIEGHKGCCEYTTSFRGLEGHGSAPDAGVNAVEYALRYGMRLMELKEQLKERAPAASRFDPPWTTLQLGRLVGGVAHNVIPGLASLDWEMRPVTEADRAYVCEAIDAYVHDELLPAMRAVHPQASIRREVVGEVAGLEPVDDNEARRIVAELTGANGADVVSFGTEAGLFQQLGMSVVVCGPGSIAQAHKPDEFVSLDQLGACLAMLERLAGRLRAS, encoded by the coding sequence ATGGCACTGATCGACGACACCAAGACCCTGCTCGGGGAGCTGATCTCCTTCGCCACCGTTTCGAGCGACGGCAATCTGGAGCTCATAGCCTGGGCCGCGGACCGGCTGGGAGACCTAGGCGCCGAGACCCGGGTGATGGTCGACGAGACCGGGAGCAAGGCCAACCTGTTCGCGACCATCGGTCCGAACGAGGATGGCGGCATCGTGCTGTCCGGCCATAGCGATGTGGTGCCGGTGGCGGATCAGGACTGGTCGTCCGATCCGTTCCGCATGCGCGAGGCGGATGGGCTGCTGTACGGGCGCGGTGCCTGCGACATGAAGGGCTTCATCGCCGCGGTCCTGGCGACGGCGCCGCTCTTTGCCGCGTCGAAGCTGTCGCGACCGGTGCATATCTGCCTGACCTATGACGAGGAGGTCGGCTGCCTGGGTGCTCGCAAACTGGTGAGCGAGTTGCCCGGCATGGGCGTGCGGCCGGCGCTCGCCGTCATCGGCGAGCCGACGGAAATGCGGATCATCGAGGGGCACAAGGGCTGCTGCGAGTACACCACGAGTTTTCGCGGCCTGGAGGGGCATGGCTCGGCTCCCGATGCCGGCGTCAACGCGGTGGAATATGCGCTGCGCTACGGCATGCGGCTGATGGAGCTGAAGGAGCAGTTGAAGGAGAGGGCGCCTGCGGCCAGCCGCTTCGATCCGCCCTGGACGACGCTGCAGCTCGGGCGGCTTGTGGGCGGCGTGGCGCACAACGTCATTCCCGGGCTGGCCAGCCTCGATTGGGAGATGCGCCCCGTCACCGAGGCCGACCGTGCCTATGTGTGCGAAGCCATCGATGCCTATGTCCACGACGAGCTGCTGCCGGCCATGCGCGCCGTGCACCCGCAAGCTTCGATCCGCCGCGAAGTGGTGGGTGAGGTCGCTGGGCTGGAGCCGGTGGATGACAACGAGGCGCGCCGCATCGTCGCCGAACTGACGGGCGCCAACGGTGCCGATGTCGTCTCCTTCGGGACGGAGGCCGGCCTGTTCCAGCAGCTGGGAATGTCGGTCGTCGTCTGCGGCCCGGGCTCGATCGCGCAGGCCCACAAGCCGGACGAGTTCGTATCGCTCGATCAGCTCGGAGCATGTCTTGCGATGCTCGAGCGGCTGGCTGGCCGCCTGCGCGCTTCCTAG